The DNA sequence AACGCTTACCCTGGATAGTGGCCAGAACATTGTTGTTCATCAGAGCAGGACTCAAGGTGTTTCCCAGAGCAGGAGCCAGACTCAGCAGCGCTccgctggacacacacacacacacacacacctcgttaacacacacacacacacgccaatCATCTGAGCCACAGCCAATCAGGTCTAACTGTGGGAGGAGCTTCCAGCACCAGCAAGAACTCAGATTCATGTGAAAATACACAACATTTATGAAACCAAACGTTTGGCTCACATTTTCCACCCGATATCACAATATATTATCAGTAAacatattttcagtaaaaacacCATAATACAGCAGATTAATCATTAAAAGATCACAATCTCTGTTTCCACGTCGACACCAGCCTGAAGATTCGTTCAGATCATCCTCGTCTCATATTTTCAGAACACTAGAGCTCAAAGTTTTTCCAGAAGGCTTCTggatttcagaaaatatttttttaaacacattttcaccaCGCTTTCTGAAGTAAAATGCTGTATGCGAACTGGACaaggaaatataaataatttaaatatagagAGGATTGCGCCGTTTGTAACTTTACAGactaaaatgtgtatttctctgaaataaaagaaagtgtgacactaaacaaaaccaaacagatAACGTTccataaagtgtaataaatgtgtgttaaaaGCACCTTTGCGTCAGCTGCGAGGGTGTTATGATCGCCGGGTTCAAACCCGTGACGGCCGTCAGATTAGCCCCGCCCAGTCCTGTGCCCGTCACTAGCAGCTGCCCCGCCCCCTGCGTGACCGCTGTTGCTGTGGAAACCGCTTGCACCGTGGAGGCCACTTCCTGTTTGACGGCGGTGGCAGACGGGCTGAGCGAGGGTGATGTCATGACTGGAGCGGGCGTGGCTACAGCGGGCGCCATGGAGATGACGGAGGGCGTGTTCGATGTCACCTGACCCAGAGCTCCGCCtacagcacagagagagagagtcacatgacccacGAGCTGATGTTAAAGACTGAGGAAGACGAGCTTTAAGAGACGCACCGCTGAGAGTCAGGTTAGAGATGCTGCTTCCGCTCAGAGAGACCACAGGACTGACGGCTAGTGTGCTCGAGCCGCTGGACACCTACACACACAATCATTACTATTAGTGAAGGAAGCTGATCTAGAGCGCTGTGTCTGGACGTGTGACGCACCGTGGCCGAGGCGCTGCTGTACACGGTTCTGAGGGCGGATCCGGgcgagctgctgctgctgggagGATTGATCCTCTTCTCCTTCTGCCTGCGGTTACAGAACCAGACCCGAACCACCTCCTTCTCCATGTGCAGCTGATCGGCGATCTGAGTGATCTCCTCCGACGACGGCTTCTGACTCTGCtgcagatcacacacacacacacacaccatcagcCGCTGCTGCTGCAGGAGCGCCACCTGCTGAAGAGACTGAATCTATACATATATCACATACACGATAAGCGTTTATCATATAATAAatgggcatatatatatatatatatatatatatatatatatataaaaaataaagaaatctaaaacattttgaccaatcaatgataaaaaaaagcaaaaaattgGTCTTAAATCTCATTTTGTAAAACAGGAAATAGTGAGAAAAGCCTAACATGAAAAGAGTAACAGTGAACCATTTCACATTGTATCCTTACATCTCTAatttaaatgtgaccctggagcaaaAGGGTCAggttttttaaattgagattcaTGCAATGCctgaaagttgaataaataattgttaatataaGAATATTTAGGTGAGATACTACtacttgaaaatctggaatctgagggggCCAAAATCATCAAATATTAAGAAAGTCACCTTTAAAGATTttcaaatgaagtccttagcaatacATATTAATAGTTATCAATGAAgccatgatatatatatatatatatatagttacagaAGGTAATTTAGACAGGATCTTCATGGATGATGATGTGAGGTTGCTGTGAGTGATCAGGTTCTCTCGTGGAGCTCTGCTGCTCTCTAGTGCTCACCTCCAGGAAGCTCTTCTCCAGAGCCAGACGGATGCTGGTCTCGATGCTGGTGCGCTTCTTACGCCGGCGGTTCAGACTCTCACAGAGACCCGGAGACATCTCGCTCGCGCTCGACACCACGCAGTCTGCAGACATGTGCTCTGAGGCAAAAAACACCACAAATCAGCTCTTCATTACAGAATCATGTCACGCAAATAATAGCACTTGAACCTTATTAGATACATGCATCATCTTTTATGTCACATTCTcacatttaatcaataaattagtaataagacaattaatcaattaaaatattacacgCATCTCTCACCTGCGTCGTTCAGCCATTTCTCCAGCAGAGGTTTGAGTTTGCACATGTTCTTGAAGCTCAGGTTCAGAGCCTCGAATCTGGAGATAGTGGTCTGACTGAAGTCGTTTCCATAGAGTTTCCCCATCGCCAGCCCCACGtcaccctgacacacacacacacacacacacacacacacacacacacatttactcaGCTGTCTAAATGTGTTCACTCCACgggtgtaatggttttttttatactgtacaaactttATTTTCTATCATCCTACACAAACCCCGCCCCCACAAAAAAACTTTCTGCATTTtggtttactttattttacactctcacacacccaTTCACTCTcaaccactcacacacacacacacacacacacacacacacacacacacacacacactctaaatccctgtcacactctcacacaaactCAATCACTCTTACAATCaatcattcacttttatttatatagcacctATAACAGTACAGATTGTGTCAACTTTAATAATAAGATTAAACactgattttttattaaatgcagagatgctGTGTAATTAAATTGCCTtgttacacacactctctctctcacacacacacactcactcactcttgcacacacacacacacacacacacacactcacacacacactcacacacactcactcttgcacactcatactcacacacttcacacacacacacacacacacacacacacacacacacattcacacacacacacacacacacacacacacacacacacacacacacacacacacacacacacacacacacacacactcactcactccctcactctcacacacacacacactcactctcacacactctctcacacacactcactctcactcacacacacactcacacacactcactctcactcacacacacacacactcactccacactcactcactcacacacacacactcactcacactcacacactcactctcacacactcacacacacactcacacacactcattccctcactctcacacacacacacacactcattccctcactctctcacacactccctcactcctctcacactcacacacacacacacactcattccctcactctctcacacacactcactctcactcacacacacactcactctcacacactcactgtctcactcacacacactcattccctcactctcacacacacacacacacactcattccctcactctctcacacacactcactcactccctctctcacacacacacacacacacacacacacacacacacacacacacacacacacacacacactcactctcacacactcactgtctcactcacacacactcactcacattcactcactctcacacacacacacacacacactcattccctcactctcacacacacacacacacactcattcctcattctctcactctctcacacacactcactcactcacacacacacacacacacacacacacacacacacacacacacacacacactcattccctcactctctcacacacactcactctcactcacacacacactcactctcacacactcactgtctcactcacacacactccctcaccTGAGTGAAGCCCAGCTTGATGCGTCTCTGCTTGAAGTTCTTGGCGAACAGCTCAAGCTCCTCCAGGTCGCTGGCCTCCTCCACACACAGCGTGTCGATGCGCTTCGGAGCAGCTGCTGGAGCCGGCATAGCCGCGATCTTCCGCGTCGGTGTGGCCGCCTGCAACACACCATCTCCATCAACACCGACAACTTCAACTCCATGCCCTTATAAAGTCAGGTTTCATTCATCCCCAACTCTGTGTGATTTTTAGGAGAGTCTACAAAAGTGTAGCGCTTGACCCATGCCCAGCTTCAACGAGGAAGACTGTGTAGATACAGTGCACAGCTCCAAAAGaagttacattaaattacaatattgacaatgttgcttttaaactgaatgctacatttaaaatttaactgaaagCGGCATTTtgcttgtaagaaataaatattttgggttttaatgttactttaagtTGGAAAACTCAGCATTCCCTTCATGCACCTCACGCACCCCCATCTGAGAACCACTGATATATTAGATTATATCAGAATTTCTTagattatacattattattaacatcatTTGTGAGATGTGCACTCTGCTGTGTGTTATTGAGGTGTACCTGAGCGGTGAGAGCGATGCTGCTCGGTGCTTGGCTTTGAGGTAGATGCGTCAGGAGATTCTGAGCTTGCAGGagacctgagacacacacagatgagtTAGAAACACTGCTGAGGAGATCAGGACGCATCAGACAACAGAGGAGGCGCTCGTACCGCTCTGACCCTGAGGAGACGGAGAGATGATGAACTGAGGCTGAAGCTGAGGACTGAGAGAGTGACCCGGCTGGACCAAGACAAACTGCTGCAGGTTCAAACCCTGcggctggagagagagagagagagatgggagggAGAGAATGAGCAGACAGCAGAGGGAGTGTTGGCCGGTGAGCTGTCAGTCACTTACCGAGGCGATCTGAATGGGCTGGGCCAGTGTGATGGGCGTGGCCGCCGAGGCGGAGATAGTGGCTCCAGTGGTGCTGCTCTGCTGACCGGTGGTTTGCTGCACAGCGGCCAGGAGCTGCGCCTGCGTCTGCAACAGCTGCGCAGGACTCAAGCTCAACTGCACAGACCGACAAAATACAACCTGAAGCTCTTCAAAAGCCAAAGCAGCAGTTCTACACTCCTCATACAAGAGCCTGCACGAATAATTCAGTTTAGACTAAACCTTGACAGTCAATAGCAAACcttatagtaaaaaataaaagtcaattcACTCAAGATGTTTACTCAcggtttaaaaatgtatacaaagaTATTCTGAATTAGATTCTGAATTAACCAATGACTTCCAGAAGAAGTCAATGGAGGCCAGAAACTGCTTCAGAGCATTATCTTgcctttaacagaaaaaaactcgTACAGCTCTGTATGGGATGCTCTATATTCTCACGGTAAACTCCAGCGCTCCTCTCGTTAACTCAAACCTCATTATGCAGCGCATTTAAATTCCACACAGATTTGCATACTCTCCTCCACCTGTTTCTGAGCGACAgaagtgtgtttaattagagctTCACATACCTGCTGAAGCAGCGCCTGTGTCTGAGCACCGCTGACCGCTGGCTGACCGCTGGGTTTGTGACTGTCCAGACCGTTCTgctgagctgctgctgctggacaAACACATGAAAGTGAATCAGTGAGTCAAACACACCGAGGGAATGAATCAGTGAGTCAAACACACCGAGgtaatgaatcagtgaatcaaacacaccgagggaatgaataatgaatcagtgaatcaaacACACCGAGGTAATGAATCAGTGAGTCAAACACACCGAGGGAATGAATAATGAATCAGTTAGTCAAACTCACTGAGGttatgaatcagtgaatcaaacacaccgagggaatgaataatgaatcagtgaatcaaacacacagagggaatgaatcagtgaatcaaacACACCGAGGTAATGAATCAGTGAGTCAAACACACCGAGGGAATGAATAATGAATCAGTTAGTCAAACACCCCAAGgtaatgaatcagtgaatcaaacACCCCGAGgtaatgaatcagtgaatcaaacACCCCGAGgtaatgaataatgaatcagTGAGTCAAACACACCGAGGTAATAAATCAGTGAGTCAAACACACTGAGGGAATGAataatgaatcagtgaatcaaacACACCGAGgtaatgaatcagtgaatcaaacacacagaggtaatgaatcagtgaatcaaacACACTAAAGTAATGAATCAGTAACTCACCGTTCTCCATGCTGCTCTTGCTCAGATCTGCTGGATGGCTGCTGGAATCTGTGCAGAGAGAAAATCTCTTTACAATCAGCCATCATTTACCAAAGCTGCTGGTGACGATCAATGATTTTCTGATTAATCAGCACTGATAGCTGATTGCTGGGACTATCGTGTGATCGTTTCTGGGTTTCGTTCACCCCTGAAGCGGCTGAGAAGGTTCACTTTCACCATTCACAATCTAGgctgtaaaatgtgtatttttcagtGAAGGTCTCTAACAAggtatgctttatttattgagctacacacacacacacacacacacacacatctatatgTGGAGACACACAagcatacatatattatacacacaaaagTCACCACTGGTCAacctgaaaaagagagaagcgTGGCTTTGGAGACACAAGGCACTGGTCAAACGGATCCGGAAAAGTCAGGAAGTTGTGCAGAACTACTGCTGTATGTCtgatttttaatcaatcaatcaatcacttttattcatgTAGCGCTTTTAATAATCCAGATTACATCAAAGCACAGAACAGAATCAAGTAGGAGAATGAAATGATGAACATTGAACAATTCTTTATTAAATGCGGTCTCTGGAACCTAATAATCGCTAGAAAGTAAGTGCCCCCATGTTTGATGCTGCTGACAGAATGAAAGCTGCTGGGGTTTTCATTCCCTGTTAATAATCGTTTATTACGGTCGTTATACTGACAGTCAGGAAGAAAAGAGCTAAACTTGAACGTTAAAGAAACAAGCATTTTCCTTATTTTACACTATTTCTGAAAACAGTATTTGCTGTATTCTAACGAGTTTGCTGTACATTTGCTCCATACTGAACTTCACCTGCGCTCTACTTTAACCAGATGATTCATAAAGACGCCGCTGACTAGTTAAAGGTTAAAAAACCGttcagaaaacacacttttcTTGCCGTATCATCCAGTCCCAGATATCAAAGCCTACGACAGCAGAACCGCATCCCATTACAACTTTCCAGCCGAGATGGACTTCTCCAGCAGATACAGAACACAATCGACGGAAGACGCTTCGGTTCATCATCAGAAACTCACCTGTGTCCACGAGCCCGAGCGCACCGGAGACGATCCGCATCCGACGGAGCCAAACACAAAGACTACAGCTGGAAGCGCCGCATCCATAATGAACGCTAATCAGTATGCAGCTGATTAAAGCCGTATGCAAATCTCACTCCCCGTCGCTCATTAGAAGAGCGCCGCTTTGAAGTTCTGCACGCAATTCATTTCGCACGGACCTCTGAAAGCTTTCTGCATAATTCAAcatgtttcataaatatttatcagCTCATTAGCATATTAATTGGATAGCTTTTAGGACAGAGGTACGGCGAGCACAACAGCGAGGGAGAAGTGAGACAAGGCCAATTACCAGCCGTGTGTGACAGTTTTAATTACTGGGGGTTGGGGggcttcccagcatgcaccacGGCTACGATGAAAGAATGTGTCGCTAATGACCGCCGTCTCAAAACATCCCGGAGTCAAACCGGACGAGCTTGTTTATACAAAACAACATCTCAAAGCACAGGGATAACGAAGCCCTAACCCACCCGCCCACTGAGATCAACCAGCGGTTTAACCTGGTTAGCGTTCTTCAGCAGTTTGAGGAGGGATCAGCAAGTattctcttttatttctctAAATTGCCTAAAAACTATAGCCTATTTATTTAATGAgtgtggaaataaataaatatggaagaaaaataatgattctactgattcagtttttttttttttcgcagaTAAAAGcttgtatataaaatgttaaaacacgTGCTTTTGCTacccaaaattaaaaagcagataCTGTAATACTTTTTCCATTTACAGGTTCAGAGGTCAGGagtcatcaaaataaaaatcaggacAAAACAGGAAAAAGGTCACCGTTATTAGTGGTGCTCATACTGAACTAAACTAACCAACTAGTAAGTGCGGTTTACACTGAACTGCCAACCAGAGCTCGACTCGGATGCAGttacacacagacagactcagTCGTGTGGCTTTAACTCAAGCTGAAGTCAACAACTGttctgagagacagacagacagagcgaGACAGAGGATCTTCATAactcaaaagaaaacagttGAGAGAAACACCATTTACATACGGCCGCTGCGAGGGCTTCAGTAAGCTAGCTGACACACAatgcattatgcaaatgttttaattaatagaattttaaataagcaaTTAATTAGCCTTTCAAACTATTGAACGCGGCGCTGCATAATTTAAAGCAGATAAGTGGCATAAGGCACAACGCGGGAGAAATGAAGTATTCAGAGAACAGAAGCATTTCAACTCAACTGCAGCCCAAACTTTCCTATTAGACCTCAAGaactcattaatattcatcagCTTTAATTAAGCCATCATCCTGTGTTTGCCAATCATACGTTTCAATTCTGCGATGCCTTTAATGCAATAACAGCAAGCAGAACCGACCCGAGCAGAGTCAGTCATGAATAATGCAGCAATAATGCAACATCTTCAACTACAGACGTGCTGCAACGTTACAGTGACGTTACACTGGTGTTACAGTGACAGTGCAATGATGTTAGTGACAGTGATGTTACACTGATGTTACACTGACAGCGCAATGAGGTTACACTGACAATGATGTTACAGTTACATTATACTGATGTCACAGTGACAGCGCAGTCATGTTACACTAATGTTACAGTGACAGCGGTGTGGCGTTACACTGATGTTACACTGATGTTACAGTGACAGCACAGTGATGTTACACTGACAGCGATGTAACTGTAAAATCAATGTAACAGTGACATTACACTGATGTTAAAGTGATGTTACACTGATGTTAAAACGATGTTACACTGATGTTACAGTGACGTTACATTATTGTTACAGTTACATTATACTGATGTCACAGTCATGTTACACTGatgtcactctcgtcactatacatccctgtcattatactgtacagtgctttgatgcaacctgtgttgttaaaagcgctatataaataaaaatgattgattgattgattgattgatgtcaCAGTGACAGTGTTGTGGCGTTACACTGATGTTACAGTGACAGAGCAGTGATGTTACAAAACAAGTTACTGCGTCTTTTTATCTCTTTATGTGAGAAAACCAGAACgacatataaactcagaatCCTGATATTTATTAGATAGGATGTTGCAACTacctattatttacatttatttatcctATATCAATTAGGTTTGCCATTActgatttaactttttattccgttttattttaaaattttatgttaCCAAATGACAGTTTCATTATGTTGGAGATTTTGATTTGGTGAAATTCATTACTGAAGGCCATAAGTACAATTTTTCATGATTTAATAAAACGTTCAAAGGTTTCACATGTTAATGAGAATAACAAACAGCTCTTCATTTGTTAGataaaaatttaacatttttgtgaaaactaaaattagagtatctttttgttttaactgaTATTGTGTGACCTGCTAAACGTGGGGAAATCACTTAAAACATCagataatataaaactaaaacattgtttaatatattacagctgtcaaagaataaaaataaaacttgtcCTCAAAATGTTGGCTTGCACACATCCATGAAGTCCAGAAGACCATCAGATATAGATCAACAGCCTACAGTCCACTCTCCaccacatcatcatcatcatcatcatcctcatcatcatcatcatcacagtgTGAAAAACTGGGACACATTACTATGCAgcacatatataaaacacaaggCACTGAGAACACCCTGAATGTTCTGCAGGGCCAGCAATGAGCTAAATGCAAATACAACGTTCCTGAGAGACACAAGAGAATCTGAAAAAAGCACAAGGTGAAATCCTCCACAGAACTCACATGCACTCAGCATCCAAAGCAAATCACACAGCGCGCATTAGCGCTCGGAAATTAATCATTCATGAACACGGCGTTTGtactcatgaatattcatgagcagCTCTGTATATTTAATCCGCGCGATAAATAAATAGTGTGACGCGTCTCTCATCTGGAATGAAACTGACGTTTAAATTATGCACAAGAATGAAAAGCATTAAACAAGCTGGGCTGATGTTATGC is a window from the Puntigrus tetrazona isolate hp1 chromosome 1, ASM1883169v1, whole genome shotgun sequence genome containing:
- the pou2f1a gene encoding POU domain, class 2, transcription factor 1a, with translation MADRGSTTQDERSTADSSSHPADLSKSSMENAAAAQQNGLDSHKPSGQPAVSGAQTQALLQQLSLSPAQLLQTQAQLLAAVQQTTGQQSSTTGATISASAATPITLAQPIQIASPQGLNLQQFVLVQPGHSLSPQLQPQFIISPSPQGQSGLLQAQNLLTHLPQSQAPSSIALTAQAATPTRKIAAMPAPAAAPKRIDTLCVEEASDLEELELFAKNFKQRRIKLGFTQGDVGLAMGKLYGNDFSQTTISRFEALNLSFKNMCKLKPLLEKWLNDAEHMSADCVVSSASEMSPGLCESLNRRRKKRTSIETSIRLALEKSFLEQSQKPSSEEITQIADQLHMEKEVVRVWFCNRRQKEKRINPPSSSSSPGSALRTVYSSASATVSSGSSTLAVSPVVSLSGSSISNLTLSGGALGQVTSNTPSVISMAPAVATPAPVMTSPSLSPSATAVKQEVASTVQAVSTATAVTQGAGQLLVTGTGLGGANLTAVTGLNPAIITPSQLTQSGALLSLAPALGNTLSPALMNNNVLATIQALASGGALPLTSIDGNTGLLFANTSLGNPAPSLVTTPLFLNPSSLSLLPANLLSAGGVGGGALNLQLTSDAATTTKSVGVASKAQ